In Trichocoleus desertorum NBK24, the following are encoded in one genomic region:
- a CDS encoding SagB/ThcOx family dehydrogenase gives MPELRVSIAQHYHERTKYDPQTLASKSHYLDWENQPVPFKEYKIGTSIDLKPFLSDQRDALAEDSETIWWQRLSRLLFCSYGLTGMIPTAASPVYLRAAPSAGGLYPAEVYLVSRGTPFLPAGLYNYQSKTHSLLHFWDSDVWQKLQSACFWHPTLDHTQMAVVTTAVFLRSAWRYQDRAYRRIFLDTGHLLGNMELACALNDYRPHLIGGFADAALDQLLYLDPEQEGAIAVVPLADLLEVKQNLPLSVTALASATQTEYPSIPDGELLGYFHQATQIQPSAVFKKAQSQKSLEKAQPDKYNFPFCLKVSTLSPPIVWGENLGAMQETLLRRRSTRGYSGESITLAELKALLDFTYQPQHYIEQQLDGHPDYFALSLIQTFIAASGVIGLEEGCYYYAPQTQELRQIRFKNFRRELHYLCLGQDLGRDAAAVVFHTADLKSAVAQYGDRVYRYLHMDAGHLGQKLNLAAIHLGLGVSGIGGFFDDQVNEVLGIPVDEAALYITTLGRPQVAAG, from the coding sequence ATGCCAGAACTTCGAGTCTCGATCGCTCAGCACTACCATGAGCGCACCAAATACGATCCACAAACCCTTGCCAGCAAAAGTCATTATCTGGATTGGGAGAATCAGCCTGTTCCGTTTAAGGAATACAAGATCGGCACGTCTATAGATCTCAAGCCTTTTCTAAGCGATCAACGAGATGCTTTGGCTGAAGACTCAGAGACCATTTGGTGGCAACGGTTATCGCGCCTGCTATTTTGCAGCTATGGATTGACAGGCATGATTCCCACGGCTGCAAGCCCAGTTTACTTACGCGCTGCACCTTCCGCAGGTGGGTTGTATCCCGCAGAAGTTTATTTAGTCTCACGAGGAACACCGTTCTTGCCTGCTGGGTTGTATAACTATCAATCTAAAACTCATTCGCTCCTGCATTTCTGGGACAGTGATGTTTGGCAAAAATTGCAATCAGCTTGCTTTTGGCATCCCACTTTAGATCACACGCAGATGGCGGTCGTAACTACTGCGGTGTTCTTGCGTTCGGCGTGGCGCTACCAAGACCGAGCCTACCGTCGCATTTTTTTGGATACGGGACATCTGTTGGGCAATATGGAGCTGGCCTGCGCCCTGAATGACTACCGTCCACATTTGATTGGCGGATTTGCCGATGCCGCGCTCGATCAGTTGCTTTACCTCGATCCGGAGCAAGAAGGCGCGATCGCGGTGGTTCCATTAGCCGATCTGCTGGAAGTCAAGCAAAACTTGCCTCTCTCGGTGACGGCTTTGGCTTCAGCCACCCAAACCGAGTATCCCAGTATTCCTGACGGAGAATTGCTGGGCTATTTCCACCAAGCGACCCAGATTCAGCCCAGTGCGGTTTTCAAAAAGGCGCAATCTCAGAAGAGCTTAGAGAAGGCTCAGCCGGATAAATACAATTTTCCGTTTTGCTTGAAAGTTTCCACGCTTTCCCCACCGATTGTCTGGGGAGAGAACTTGGGCGCTATGCAAGAAACCCTGCTTCGTCGTCGTTCTACCCGTGGCTACAGCGGAGAATCGATTACCTTAGCCGAGCTGAAAGCGTTACTAGACTTTACTTACCAGCCGCAGCACTATATTGAGCAGCAGTTGGATGGGCACCCAGACTATTTTGCCTTGAGCTTGATCCAAACCTTTATCGCGGCTTCTGGTGTGATTGGTTTAGAGGAAGGCTGCTACTACTACGCTCCCCAGACTCAGGAGTTACGGCAAATCCGCTTCAAAAACTTCCGGCGAGAATTACATTACCTCTGCTTGGGGCAAGATTTGGGCCGCGATGCCGCAGCGGTGGTGTTTCATACGGCAGACCTAAAAAGTGCGGTGGCTCAATATGGCGATCGCGTCTACCGTTATCTCCACATGGATGCAGGACACTTGGGGCAAAAGCTCAACCTCGCGGCCATTCATCTGGGTTTGGGGGTCAGCGGCATTGGTGGCTTTTTCGATGATCAGGTGAATGAAGTGCTAGGCATCCCGGTGGATGAAGCGGCTCTCTATATCACTACTTTGGGTCGTCCCCAAGTGGCGGCTGGTTAG
- a CDS encoding acetamidase/formamidase family protein codes for MVRQNHTWLLAGLVLGIWSSNSPAWAKEYLLKSTPETVIWGRLYGKTAKPALRIRSGDTVTVETVSHEGILEDQSRDGTAAGAIEFLTQKGVPEKEILQDQLTIRAKVPHDGKGPHVVTGPIYVEGAMPGDVLQIETLKIEHRASYGFISSRKGRGALPGEYPVGDKVADSKYIKIVTDPQAVQAILRTRQGQTTSPLRYANFKREGITGLGILKPDTPGSPSYEIPLKPFMGLIGVAPENDAETENSVPPGRYGGNIDLNLITAGTTLYLPVQVPGALMYTGDPHCAQGDGEVALTAIECSLTPTFRITLRKDLAAKKTFTAPFLETPIAFVPIGLNQDLDEAMKDAVRKSLTFITEVTPLNGQEALQLSSAAVDFEVTQVVDIVKGIHGVIMKDLIKVNRIK; via the coding sequence ATGGTGAGGCAAAACCACACCTGGTTATTGGCTGGATTGGTTCTAGGCATTTGGAGTTCCAACTCCCCCGCTTGGGCAAAGGAGTATCTGCTTAAATCCACCCCAGAAACTGTGATTTGGGGCCGTTTATATGGCAAGACGGCTAAGCCTGCTCTACGTATTCGATCCGGAGACACTGTAACCGTTGAGACCGTCTCCCATGAAGGTATTTTAGAAGACCAGTCACGGGATGGCACTGCTGCTGGAGCGATCGAGTTTTTGACTCAGAAAGGAGTGCCCGAAAAAGAGATCCTGCAAGACCAACTAACTATCCGAGCGAAGGTTCCTCATGATGGTAAAGGACCTCATGTCGTGACTGGGCCTATCTACGTTGAAGGAGCCATGCCTGGAGATGTCTTACAGATTGAAACTCTCAAGATTGAGCATCGTGCCTCCTATGGGTTTATTAGTAGCCGTAAGGGCAGAGGTGCGCTGCCTGGAGAATATCCTGTAGGGGATAAGGTTGCTGATAGCAAATACATCAAAATCGTGACCGATCCTCAAGCGGTTCAGGCGATTCTGAGAACGCGCCAAGGTCAGACTACTTCTCCTCTCCGGTACGCCAACTTCAAGCGAGAGGGAATTACTGGATTAGGAATTCTGAAACCTGACACGCCTGGTTCACCCTCCTATGAGATTCCCCTGAAACCCTTCATGGGGCTGATTGGTGTTGCTCCTGAAAATGATGCTGAAACTGAAAACTCGGTGCCTCCAGGCCGCTATGGGGGCAATATTGACCTGAATTTAATCACGGCGGGAACGACGTTATATCTTCCTGTGCAAGTGCCTGGTGCCCTGATGTATACGGGCGATCCTCACTGTGCTCAAGGAGATGGAGAGGTTGCTCTAACCGCGATCGAGTGTTCTCTAACGCCAACGTTTCGGATTACTCTACGCAAAGATCTCGCTGCTAAGAAGACATTTACCGCCCCTTTTCTAGAAACTCCGATCGCCTTTGTTCCGATTGGGTTGAATCAAGATTTGGATGAGGCGATGAAGGATGCAGTGCGTAAAAGTCTCACTTTTATCACCGAAGTTACACCCCTCAACGGACAAGAAGCTCTACAGCTGAGTAGTGCCGCAGTAGATTTCGAGGTCACTCAGGTTGTGGATATCGTCAAGGGGATTCATGGGGTGATCATGAAAGATCTAATCAAAGTAAATCGGATCAAGTAA
- the cynS gene encoding cyanase has protein sequence MTIPAITQKLLAAKQIQGVSFTDLEKILGRDEVWIAAVFYRQASASEDEASKLVEALGLGPDVASELTEYPLKGLGPVVPTDPLIYRFYEIMQVYGMPLKEVIQEKFGDGIMSAIDFTLDVEKEADPKGDRVKLTMSGKFLPYKKW, from the coding sequence ATGACGATTCCAGCAATTACTCAGAAGCTACTAGCTGCCAAACAAATCCAAGGGGTAAGTTTTACAGATCTAGAAAAGATTCTAGGACGAGATGAAGTTTGGATTGCAGCAGTGTTTTATCGCCAAGCCAGTGCTTCTGAGGATGAAGCCAGTAAGTTAGTGGAGGCTTTAGGATTAGGGCCAGACGTGGCATCTGAGCTGACCGAATATCCCCTCAAAGGTCTAGGGCCAGTAGTACCAACCGATCCGCTGATTTATCGCTTCTACGAAATCATGCAGGTCTACGGCATGCCCTTAAAGGAAGTCATTCAGGAGAAATTCGGCGATGGCATTATGAGTGCGATCGACTTCACGCTGGATGTAGAGAAGGAAGCAGACCCTAAAGGCGATCGCGTCAAACTGACCATGTCAGGAAAATTCTTGCCTTACAAAAAGTGGTAA
- a CDS encoding pentapeptide repeat-containing protein, translated as MQRVSAKEILSSYAEGQRNFSEIDAEEVCLFEADLSNINLQGSNLVAAYLPYANLTHANLQSAQLQAAEMSNIQLYQADLAGADLQKANLSRANLRHANLQGANLAGADLSGADLYNADLTEANLSSADLSRTNLEKAKLQAAQLTGCNLYKAQQANLEQAYIDRTTIFPDGHRDSPS; from the coding sequence ATGCAGAGGGTCAGCGCCAAAGAAATATTATCTTCCTACGCAGAAGGGCAACGGAATTTTAGCGAAATTGATGCTGAGGAAGTTTGTCTGTTTGAAGCAGATCTATCAAACATCAATTTACAAGGCAGCAACTTAGTCGCAGCTTACTTACCGTATGCCAATCTGACCCACGCCAATCTCCAGTCTGCGCAGTTGCAAGCAGCGGAGATGAGCAATATTCAGCTCTATCAAGCAGATTTGGCGGGAGCAGACTTACAAAAGGCAAATCTATCGCGGGCCAACTTGCGACATGCCAACTTGCAAGGGGCAAATTTAGCAGGCGCAGATCTATCTGGGGCAGATTTGTATAACGCTGACCTTACCGAAGCAAACTTGTCCTCCGCCGACCTCAGCCGCACCAACTTAGAAAAAGCTAAACTTCAAGCGGCTCAGCTCACAGGCTGCAATTTGTACAAAGCTCAACAAGCCAATCTGGAACAAGCTTATATCGATCGCACCACCATATTTCCTGATGGTCACCGAGACAGTCCTTCTTAA
- a CDS encoding cation diffusion facilitator family transporter — protein sequence MLHHHHSSHCDHSISAASLNPGSTPKQKLRLLWIALILTGCFSLAELVVSHRSHSLALLADSGHLFSDTLSLALALLATWIARLPASEQAPFGYRRVEILAALANGLSLVAIACWVGWEAIARLQSPPTEILSLPMLITAVVGLGVNSLNAWFLHRDTHHDLNLRGAFLHMVADAVSSVGVILAAIAVGKLHWLWADGAISLLVAGFIATGAIPLIQQSLNILLERTPQQIDVLALSAALMQHEAVVRIDALKLWTVALGQEVLCVQLQVNLSDGLARDRLLQKIQAQMQQEFGIQDVMVQMTLAPGQQAIATQLSPTLSDQIVLPS from the coding sequence ATGCTCCACCATCATCACTCCTCCCATTGTGACCACTCCATCTCCGCTGCCTCTCTAAACCCAGGCAGCACGCCAAAGCAGAAGTTGCGCTTGTTGTGGATAGCGCTCATTCTGACAGGTTGCTTTTCGCTAGCGGAGTTAGTTGTGAGTCACCGCAGCCATAGTTTGGCGCTACTGGCTGATTCAGGACATTTGTTCTCCGACACACTATCGCTCGCTTTGGCACTGTTAGCCACCTGGATCGCCCGTCTACCTGCTTCTGAACAAGCTCCTTTTGGCTACCGTCGGGTGGAGATTTTGGCAGCTTTAGCCAATGGGTTGAGCTTGGTCGCGATCGCCTGTTGGGTCGGATGGGAAGCGATCGCCCGACTACAATCTCCCCCTACTGAAATTCTCAGCTTGCCCATGCTGATTACGGCTGTAGTGGGCTTAGGCGTGAATAGCTTAAATGCCTGGTTCTTGCATCGCGACACTCACCACGACTTGAATCTGCGGGGAGCCTTTCTGCATATGGTGGCCGATGCCGTTAGCTCTGTGGGTGTCATCTTGGCAGCGATCGCGGTTGGCAAACTGCATTGGCTGTGGGCAGATGGAGCCATTAGCTTGTTGGTGGCGGGATTCATTGCCACTGGAGCCATTCCGCTGATTCAGCAGAGCTTGAATATTTTGCTAGAACGCACCCCTCAGCAGATTGATGTCCTAGCCCTCTCAGCAGCTTTAATGCAGCACGAGGCGGTGGTTCGCATTGACGCTCTGAAGCTTTGGACGGTCGCTCTGGGGCAAGAAGTGCTGTGTGTGCAATTACAGGTAAATTTAAGCGATGGGTTAGCCCGCGATCGCTTGTTGCAGAAAATTCAAGCCCAAATGCAGCAAGAATTCGGGATTCAGGATGTGATGGTGCAAATGACTCTAGCTCCTGGTCAGCAGGCGATCGCGACACAACTATCACCGACGCTGAGCGACCAGATTGTACTTCCCAGCTAA
- the xth gene encoding exodeoxyribonuclease III has protein sequence MKIATWNVNSIRTRLEHVINWLQANPVDVLCVQETKVIDADFPRSPFTDLGYHLYISGQKSYNGVALISRTPLEDVTAGFTPILGESLVGELDTQKRVITGVLDGIRIVNLYVPNGSEVGSEKYVYKLRWLQVLREYLEALRLKDRNPNPPKILVCGDFNIALEDRDIHNPKGREKHIMASDHERTALQTVLELGFADAFRKFTQDGGHFSWWDYRSGSFQRNSGWRIDHHYLTPALYERAIACTIDVAPRQLEKPSDHAPVTVELEVAL, from the coding sequence ATGAAGATTGCTACCTGGAACGTCAACTCCATCCGCACCCGCCTAGAGCATGTGATTAACTGGTTGCAAGCCAATCCAGTTGATGTGCTGTGCGTGCAGGAAACCAAAGTTATAGATGCTGACTTTCCGCGATCGCCCTTCACCGATTTAGGCTACCACCTCTACATTTCTGGGCAAAAGTCTTACAACGGTGTTGCCCTAATTAGCCGCACTCCCTTAGAAGATGTCACCGCTGGATTCACCCCAATTTTAGGCGAAAGCTTAGTAGGTGAACTCGACACCCAAAAGCGAGTGATTACAGGAGTTTTAGATGGCATTCGCATCGTCAACCTGTACGTCCCCAACGGGTCCGAAGTTGGCAGCGAAAAGTACGTCTATAAGCTGCGTTGGCTCCAGGTGCTGCGAGAGTATCTCGAAGCTCTACGTCTCAAAGACAGAAACCCAAACCCACCCAAAATTTTAGTTTGTGGCGACTTCAACATCGCCCTAGAAGACCGAGACATCCATAACCCCAAGGGCCGTGAAAAACACATTATGGCCTCGGATCATGAGCGTACCGCTTTGCAAACCGTTCTAGAGCTAGGCTTTGCAGATGCATTTCGCAAATTTACCCAGGATGGCGGTCACTTTAGCTGGTGGGATTACCGCTCTGGATCGTTTCAACGCAACAGCGGTTGGCGAATCGACCATCACTATCTAACTCCCGCTTTGTATGAGCGCGCGATCGCTTGCACCATTGACGTTGCCCCCCGCCAACTAGAAAAACCTAGCGACCATGCGCCTGTCACTGTCGAACTGGAGGTCGCCCTTTAG
- a CDS encoding class I SAM-dependent methyltransferase, with the protein MEVQRRMAVVAKGMGLGTAIALLASCTQSLISSSSVSASNSAVVSASVPVAEAPTVNPPTPSASPSAPVVEKEVPYVATPNEVVAEMLKVARVTGRDQLYDLGSGDGRIVLTAAQKYGTRGVGIELDPKLIQESNASAQKAGLGDRVQFLQQDLFQTNLRDATVVTLYLLPAVNLKLQPKLLNELKPGSRVVSHAFDMGEWKPDKTLTVRVPKTGRIHAIYYWVVPERVAGNWQGTLATPIGPQPVNLLLRQQFQQVSGAATAGSETLAINNAKLTGKQISFKTSKKVKGQPLTIQFTGEVNGNTLKGIATLQGAGFLAGKYNLVAQRR; encoded by the coding sequence ATGGAAGTGCAGCGCAGGATGGCTGTAGTCGCCAAGGGAATGGGTTTAGGGACTGCGATCGCGCTTTTGGCTAGTTGTACTCAGTCTCTCATCTCCAGCTCGTCCGTCTCGGCTTCTAACTCGGCGGTTGTGTCTGCTTCTGTGCCAGTGGCGGAGGCTCCTACGGTTAATCCTCCGACTCCTAGCGCCTCTCCTAGTGCCCCAGTGGTGGAGAAGGAGGTACCTTATGTGGCAACGCCGAATGAAGTTGTGGCCGAAATGCTTAAAGTGGCGCGAGTTACAGGCCGAGATCAGCTCTATGACTTAGGCTCGGGTGACGGGCGCATTGTGCTGACAGCGGCTCAGAAGTACGGCACTCGTGGAGTTGGGATAGAACTCGACCCAAAGCTAATTCAAGAGAGTAATGCCAGCGCTCAAAAAGCGGGTTTGGGCGATCGCGTCCAGTTTTTGCAGCAAGATTTGTTTCAAACCAACCTTCGCGATGCCACCGTGGTCACTCTCTACTTGTTGCCCGCCGTTAACCTTAAATTGCAGCCTAAGCTGTTGAATGAGCTTAAACCGGGGTCGCGAGTGGTTTCGCATGCCTTTGATATGGGCGAGTGGAAACCCGATAAAACCTTAACGGTGAGAGTGCCTAAAACGGGCCGCATTCATGCAATTTACTATTGGGTGGTGCCAGAGAGGGTGGCGGGGAACTGGCAAGGGACATTAGCTACTCCCATTGGCCCGCAACCTGTCAATTTGCTCTTGCGGCAGCAATTCCAGCAAGTGAGTGGCGCAGCGACGGCAGGAAGTGAAACGTTAGCAATCAACAATGCTAAGTTAACGGGCAAACAAATCAGCTTCAAAACGAGCAAAAAGGTGAAAGGTCAGCCGCTAACCATCCAGTTTACTGGGGAGGTGAATGGCAATACCCTAAAAGGAATTGCTACGTTGCAAGGCGCGGGCTTCTTAGCTGGGAAGTACAATCTGGTCGCTCAGCGTCGGTGA
- a CDS encoding TIGR00297 family protein codes for MSTELTSNPWLIALVLNSVLGAIAWFAPKKLLTPAGLLHACFLGVLIWGTLGWQGYVVVMFYFLVGSAVTRIGMAQKEAEGIAEKRSGARGPENVWGSALVGALCALGVFLLPLSNSDNNARIFIPLLLLGYVASFSTKLSDTSASEVGKAYGKRTFLITTLQSVPRGTEGAVSLEGTLAGIVASAAIAFVGWSVGLIDLVGVGLCIIAAFIATNLESVIGATLQSKYDWLTNEVVNILNTLIGAIAVAVLALAVQTLK; via the coding sequence ATGTCTACTGAACTCACATCCAATCCCTGGTTGATCGCGCTAGTTCTTAATTCTGTTTTGGGTGCGATCGCCTGGTTTGCTCCTAAGAAATTACTCACACCTGCGGGTCTGCTTCATGCCTGCTTCTTGGGTGTTCTAATTTGGGGAACATTGGGTTGGCAGGGATATGTAGTCGTGATGTTCTATTTCCTCGTAGGCTCTGCTGTAACTCGGATCGGCATGGCCCAAAAGGAGGCAGAAGGAATTGCTGAAAAACGTTCTGGTGCAAGAGGCCCAGAGAATGTTTGGGGTTCTGCGTTAGTTGGTGCCTTGTGTGCATTAGGAGTGTTTCTACTTCCCCTGTCTAATTCTGACAATAACGCTCGTATCTTTATTCCTCTCCTGCTCCTTGGTTATGTGGCGAGCTTTAGTACCAAACTCTCGGATACCTCTGCCAGTGAAGTGGGCAAAGCCTACGGTAAACGCACTTTCCTGATTACTACTCTGCAATCCGTACCGCGTGGCACCGAGGGTGCTGTCAGTTTAGAGGGCACTCTGGCGGGCATTGTTGCTTCTGCCGCGATCGCCTTCGTCGGCTGGAGCGTGGGCTTAATTGATCTAGTGGGGGTTGGTCTTTGCATCATTGCAGCTTTTATTGCCACCAATCTAGAGAGTGTCATTGGTGCAACTCTGCAATCTAAATATGATTGGCTTACCAATGAAGTGGTCAATATCTTGAATACGTTAATTGGAGCGATCGCGGTTGCTGTTTTAGCGCTGGCAGTTCAAACACTCAAATAA
- the nfi gene encoding deoxyribonuclease V (cleaves DNA at apurinic or apyrimidinic sites) — translation MKIQPRHDWPATAEQATVIQQQLRGEIIMTDQLGTVQRVAGVDVGFEAEGTITRAAIAVLSFPELQLVEQAIARRPTTFPYIPGFLSFREIPAVLDALEQITTTPDLLLCDGHGIAHPRRMGIAAHIGLLVDLPAIGVGKSLLVGKHDEVPNERGAWQPLQHRGETIGAVLRTRMNTKPLYISLGHRISLPSAIDYVMRCTPKYRLPETTRHAHKLASG, via the coding sequence ATGAAGATTCAACCACGACATGATTGGCCCGCCACCGCTGAACAGGCCACTGTGATTCAACAGCAGTTGCGTGGTGAGATCATCATGACAGACCAACTAGGAACTGTGCAGCGCGTGGCTGGGGTCGATGTGGGATTTGAGGCAGAGGGGACAATTACCCGGGCTGCGATCGCAGTGTTGAGCTTTCCTGAATTGCAACTGGTAGAGCAAGCGATCGCCCGTCGCCCCACTACCTTTCCTTATATTCCAGGCTTTTTGTCCTTCCGAGAAATTCCCGCTGTCCTAGATGCGCTAGAGCAAATCACCACTACACCCGATTTGTTGCTTTGTGATGGTCATGGGATCGCGCACCCGAGACGGATGGGCATTGCGGCCCACATAGGGTTACTGGTGGACTTACCTGCCATTGGTGTCGGCAAGTCTTTACTAGTGGGAAAACATGATGAGGTGCCCAATGAGCGAGGCGCTTGGCAACCGCTACAGCATCGAGGCGAGACCATTGGAGCCGTGTTGCGAACCCGTATGAACACCAAACCCCTCTACATTTCCCTAGGGCACCGGATTAGTCTGCCGAGCGCGATCGATTATGTGATGCGCTGTACGCCAAAATATCGACTTCCAGAAACCACGCGCCATGCTCACAAATTAGCATCTGGGTGA
- a CDS encoding DUF4397 domain-containing protein, producing the protein MPLRHQGWMLLSVLATGVGLAMPSQAESLAYVNYWLLDAKPTVKTLHLNQQPIHASYSPEQIIPSQRIPAGKYTLSLNSFSSQPESQTESQPKQSFNLEAEQFYTVALFQKGQVLQGIVLNDKLSRPEPTVRLVNLMPEPVQVTINQAQAKGLELQSGEQKDVAIAINSASKVGLVTVKTTAKNLSRSVTKTLGVGPDYASVVVISPQANSLRLTRWQYDRCAVRIETYQYEDACGHSD; encoded by the coding sequence ATGCCACTTCGTCATCAAGGCTGGATGCTGCTATCAGTCCTCGCGACTGGGGTTGGGCTAGCGATGCCATCCCAAGCCGAGAGCTTAGCTTACGTGAACTACTGGCTGCTGGATGCTAAACCCACCGTGAAGACGCTGCACTTAAACCAGCAACCGATTCATGCCTCTTATTCTCCAGAGCAAATCATTCCATCCCAACGCATCCCTGCGGGAAAGTACACCCTCTCCCTCAATTCTTTCTCGTCTCAGCCAGAGTCTCAAACAGAGTCCCAGCCAAAACAGAGCTTTAATTTAGAAGCTGAGCAATTTTATACCGTAGCTCTATTTCAGAAAGGCCAGGTACTCCAAGGGATAGTGCTGAATGACAAGCTGAGTCGTCCTGAACCTACAGTGAGACTGGTAAATCTCATGCCTGAGCCAGTCCAAGTGACGATCAATCAAGCTCAGGCAAAAGGATTAGAGCTGCAATCGGGCGAACAAAAGGATGTGGCGATCGCGATTAATAGCGCCTCGAAAGTTGGTTTAGTGACGGTGAAAACCACTGCTAAAAATCTGAGTCGCTCGGTGACCAAAACCCTTGGAGTTGGGCCTGATTATGCTTCTGTGGTCGTGATTAGCCCTCAAGCTAACTCGCTTAGATTGACCCGTTGGCAGTACGATCGCTGTGCTGTGCGGATTGAAACTTACCAGTACGAAGATGCCTGCGGCCACTCAGACTAG
- a CDS encoding FkbM family methyltransferase codes for MSYFLSNLKQRGYLEQLSITVGIIGSRKLSNFKEQIDIGKGWDIFSPNLTIYGFDADRIACEQMNSALASQGINWSEKHFPVALWNSTNESEIYITRDPGCISLHRPSEEYRKRFTSNVKAMELISTEVIKTITLDSFCKAEAIDEIDVLQIDVQGGELQVLEGATEIIGISTLAIVAEVEFMELYVGQPLFGDVDAHLRKQGFTLLDLANIQRDQRRDIPIASGYHPGPLSWADSFYFRDLISNRFNTSLKTPSTILKLACIADVMNFPDYALEILEYLTVNYGSNKQYNFAEVIIESLSQIPQLLALPEIVEKGFESLPIIAKMRNYI; via the coding sequence ATGTCTTACTTTCTCTCAAATCTAAAGCAAAGAGGTTACTTAGAGCAACTTTCCATAACTGTTGGTATTATTGGCTCCCGAAAGCTATCAAACTTCAAGGAGCAAATAGACATCGGAAAAGGGTGGGATATTTTTTCACCCAACTTAACTATCTATGGGTTTGATGCTGACAGAATTGCTTGTGAGCAAATGAACTCTGCCCTTGCATCCCAAGGAATTAATTGGAGTGAAAAACATTTTCCGGTTGCTCTCTGGAACTCCACAAACGAATCCGAAATATATATAACGAGAGATCCAGGATGTATCTCACTTCATCGACCCAGCGAGGAATATCGTAAGCGGTTTACATCGAATGTCAAAGCAATGGAATTGATATCGACAGAAGTGATAAAAACTATCACTTTAGATAGTTTTTGCAAGGCTGAAGCAATCGATGAGATTGATGTTCTTCAAATTGATGTTCAAGGTGGGGAACTTCAGGTTTTGGAAGGAGCTACGGAAATCATAGGAATTAGCACTCTGGCTATTGTTGCTGAAGTTGAATTTATGGAGCTATACGTAGGGCAACCATTGTTTGGTGATGTGGATGCTCATCTCAGGAAGCAAGGCTTTACATTGCTTGATTTAGCGAATATTCAGAGAGATCAGCGCCGAGATATTCCTATTGCTTCAGGCTACCATCCAGGCCCTTTAAGCTGGGCTGATTCCTTTTATTTTCGTGATTTAATTTCAAATAGATTCAATACTAGTTTGAAGACACCTAGTACAATTTTAAAGCTCGCATGCATTGCAGATGTCATGAACTTTCCAGACTACGCCTTGGAGATATTAGAATATCTCACTGTCAACTATGGTTCTAACAAACAATACAATTTTGCTGAAGTTATTATTGAAAGCTTATCTCAAATTCCACAATTACTAGCGTTGCCAGAAATAGTTGAAAAAGGTTTTGAATCTCTACCCATCATTGCTAAAATGCGCAATTACATCTAA
- a CDS encoding SDR family oxidoreductase, translated as MFLVTGATGGLGRKIVHTLCEQEKAVRAFVRLTSRYAELEHRGAEIFIGDLRQERDIQKACQGVQYVISSHGATGSSDGDAQMLDYRANIDLIDAAKANGVQHFVFISVLGVDRGYEDSPTFKAKFAVERYLQNSGLSYTILRPSGFSSNLLPLAEQFSNTGIYLLIGDPHNRSSIVSTDDLARISVDAVSNEAAHNQIFAVGGPEILKRSDIPAIFGRIFDRDPIVINPPLFLFDSVRTAVGLVNTKTQKALGTLRTLLANEFFCTSKEIERLESTFHIKMESLETFLRRYLSV; from the coding sequence ATGTTTTTAGTCACTGGAGCCACCGGAGGGCTAGGTCGCAAAATTGTCCACACGCTGTGTGAGCAAGAAAAAGCGGTGCGAGCTTTTGTGCGGTTGACATCCCGCTATGCCGAACTAGAACATCGTGGTGCGGAAATCTTTATCGGCGATTTGCGACAAGAACGCGATATCCAAAAAGCTTGCCAAGGTGTGCAATATGTCATCAGCTCTCACGGTGCGACTGGCTCTAGTGATGGGGATGCCCAAATGCTGGACTACCGCGCCAATATTGACTTAATCGATGCCGCTAAAGCAAATGGCGTGCAGCACTTTGTCTTTATTTCGGTGCTAGGAGTCGATCGCGGTTACGAAGACTCTCCCACCTTCAAGGCCAAGTTTGCCGTAGAGCGCTACCTACAAAACAGCGGCCTCAGCTATACCATCCTGCGCCCTTCCGGTTTTTCGTCTAACTTGCTCCCTCTCGCCGAGCAATTTAGCAACACTGGCATCTATCTCTTGATTGGCGATCCTCACAACCGCTCCTCAATCGTCAGCACCGACGACCTCGCCAGAATTAGCGTTGATGCTGTTTCCAACGAAGCGGCCCACAATCAAATCTTTGCGGTGGGTGGACCCGAAATCTTAAAGCGATCGGATATCCCTGCGATCTTTGGCCGCATCTTTGATCGCGACCCCATTGTGATTAATCCCCCCTTATTCCTATTCGACAGCGTGAGAACCGCAGTTGGTCTAGTCAACACCAAAACTCAAAAGGCTTTGGGCACTCTCCGTACCCTCCTTGCTAATGAGTTTTTCTGTACTTCCAAAGAGATCGAGCGATTGGAATCTACCTTCCACATCAAAATGGAATCCCTCGAAACCTTCCTACGGCGTTATTTGAGTGTTTGA